The genomic region TCAGGTCGGGCTCGTCCGCCTCCTGGGGGAGCGGTGCAGTCCGGGTTATCTCCCCGGCCTTGATAATGTCCCGGAACTCCTCAGACAGCCTGCGGATGTGGTCGTCATTGAGCTCTCGCTCCAGCCGTATGACAAGGGTGTCGTAGACCTGCCGCATCGAGTGGTAAGTAGAGTAGTGGTGTTTTATCCAGTCCGCAGCTTCCCTGGCCGAGTGCGAGATCTTGTAGAGATTGAGGTCCTCCGGCGAAATGTACCCCCGCGCCAGCATCTGCTCCCGCACGAACGCGTCCCAGGCCTCCCAGTACCGTTCACCCGGCAGCTCGCAGAACACCAGAGGCGCCAGCGGCGTTTTCCCGGTCTGCATGAGCGTCAGCACCTCGAAGGCCTCGTCGTGCGTCCCGAAGCCCCCGGGAAAGAGCGCGAACGCGTCTGCCTCCATGACGAAGAATATCTTCCGCGTGAAGAAGTACCGGAACGTGATCAGCTTCGGGTCGTCCTGGATCGACTGGTACGGCACCGACTCGAACAGCAGGTGGATATTCACGCCGAAGCTCTTCGCCGCGCCCGCCCCCTCGATTCCCGCGCCCATGATCCCCTGCGCAGCGCCGGTAATCACAATGTATCCCATCTCCGTCAGCATCCGGCTGAACTCCACGGCCATGAGGTAATACGGGTCGTCGGGCGGCGTGCGCGCCGAGCCGAATATGGATACGTTCCTCACGTTCCTGTAGGGCTTGAACACCCGCGCCGCGTAACGGAACTCCGCCATCGACAGGTTAAGCACCTTGAGGTCAAGCACGTCAAGCTGGTCCTGGCCCGCCTTGAGTGCGTTCAGCAGGATGTCCCG from SAR202 cluster bacterium harbors:
- a CDS encoding LOG family protein, translated to MLEIDHPGMAKMLNRDLDEAKIESTVQQVRDLLASGDKTLRSFLYRDILLNALKAGQDQLDVLDLKVLNLSMAEFRYAARVFKPYRNVRNVSIFGSARTPPDDPYYLMAVEFSRMLTEMGYIVITGAAQGIMGAGIEGAGAAKSFGVNIHLLFESVPYQSIQDDPKLITFRYFFTRKIFFVMEADAFALFPGGFGTHDEAFEVLTLMQTGKTPLAPLVFCELPGERYWEAWDAFVREQMLARGYISPEDLNLYKISHSAREAADWIKHHYSTYHSMRQVYDTLVIRLERELNDDHIRRLSEEFRDIIKAGEITRTAPLPQEADEPDLMVKPRIAFQYTRRSAGRLNELVAAVNRYGSEQ